The stretch of DNA tcAATAATGCACTGGAAAAAATGACTGATGGAATCATTTCATAAAATAGAATCATTTCATGAAATGGATTAGGTACTCTTAGGTGAACAGGGTTACAAGCTGGATAGGTGAACAATATGAGAGGTTTATGAGTTATGAATCTTTGAGGATATTATAGTGCATGTGTTTAACATCACTGGATATGATTTAAAATCATATATatgttcaaatatatatatttttttattgctttaaatgacgagacgaacttaccgttcgcctgatggtaagtgacacgaccgcccataaatagtagaaacactatttaacaccttgatttacaaagtattgtttggtatactattgtgctcgccatcctgagacatgagatgtcaagtcttgttatgtccagcagttacactagttacaatgtccttcaaaccggaacacaacagtgactactcactgctgcttggcggcagaaatagacattgcggtgttacctacccaggcggactcacacatatgaTCCCTACCACCACTAAATAACCAGTAAAATTCCGTATTTTACTACTAAGATTTAGCATTTCAACGGGCATTCTCCTTCTTATTGGTTCCTTTTGATAATTTTTCAGTCCAAATACTTATGAAGCGCCACGCTCGATTTTTCTTTATAGAAGCATGAGACTTTCAATGTGATGTTACTATACTATGTACAGAAATTTTGATAGACTGTTATGTAGTCAagattatattagtttttataagatGCGTTAAGAATGAAAATCTTCTAGAGCATACGACGGAGATACCAGAAAACTTCAGCCGTTCATCATACGTGCCGGTAGCTCCTTCCATAACCGTGGGGGATATCAAGCGAGGGTCAATAAAGTAAGTCATATTATAAACACTCTTTGAACGCATTCGTATGCCGTAAAAACGTCTTTCGGAATCGAGTTCATGAGGGTCGAATCTCAGGTCGAGTAAAGTGCTGTGGGATATTTGTTATTAGCGCCAAATCTGGAATTATGTACGTTAAATTGCAAATTCAATTCTCCCTCTCACTTACCTCATAATATGGGACCTAATATGGCTGGTAAACATcgaaatatcttttatttgggattttatagcggtttttatattataattttataattaatcactccgccccgtgaccacaaaggcaGCAGTCttaaaacgtcgggagaaaataataaattaaaaaagcgcgatataatttgaaaattgtttgctggtagtaagatatattttatatccgcccaggtagcgaccaccgtacacaaggtattaaaatccgccatagtgttCCATATACGTgtatcgcgtttcgggatcaacctgtgtataggtatattcagttccaacaggccggcataattgtgtcgactatcaatatgtaatcatctcccgtcaatcgacattcttttgaaccccactccacttaccatcaggtgcagtggggtcgctCTGCCGtgcatattaaaaaagtaacttcttaacatttgaatttataaacagCACTTGAAAACGAAAGCATTATGCAACTCTATTCCATTTGCTAGAATTCCTATTCTATTAACATTTTGATGGCGATTCGCCAAAATGGCGTCACACGATAAATCCATGTAAGAAACACCAATCAATCTGTCCGGCGACCCTTTGCAGATGAATTTATTGTGCCAATAATGTTACCCCTTTTTCTGGAGAATGAATGTACCTGTCCGTATTTTGTGAAGTAAAGGAGGGAAAAGAAACCTTAAAGACTGgtaatggaatttttaattttggacTAACTGATCTGACAGACATTTTGTCTTagttatgaatattgaattcaaTCTGCGGTTTTTCGTTTAGTTTCTACTGAAACGTCTTTGGGAATTGAAGtcatatttcaatattcaaaCGCGCGAAGTTAAAAAGTCGTTAAATTTTCTGAATATTTCTTTCCATAAGAAACATCtacaaagtattataatacaaaacttaaattaccatcaggtgagctACTTGCTCGTTTCCCCTTCTATTACTAAATACCATTACCTTTTCCCTGTTTAAATTTAGTCAGATGTCTCACCCATATTTCGACAGCTGCCTTTAAGACTACCATGATTGATTTTTTAAGAGTCTAAAGCTAAAAGCCTGTAAAGTAAAATCTGTAGGGAATAAGTATTTATGAatctatttttttcttcaagTTGAAGACCAATTCTTAGATCATTACTGGCCGTGTGCCTCTCTAAATGCCTGTCAAACGCGGCAAGCGCGTGTCATATAGTAATACAAGCTAGGTTCCATTTAATAGAGGTTAAACCTATCGCCATTGTACGTAAACTAGTCTTAAGGTTGATACTGGGCAAAAAACCGAATATAACCCAACCGGAGAATCACAACTACAATACCAATGCAGTCAACTATTAAAAAAGCATATCTTTCAGGTATTCTTCCCTCGTGAATACGTTCCAGGCAGCGCGGATTATGATTTCTCGCTTCTCCGGCTTGATAGACCGATGCCTATCGGTCGGAATATTGCGGTGCTGAACCTCCCCTCAAAAGACTACGTCATCAAGGAGCAGGATATCCTCATAGTTACTGGCTGGGGTAGTACTGATGTAAGTAGAAATGGACCATGCGAAGGAACGATCCAAGCCGCAACTGGACAAtttttacacacatacacacacacacacacacacacacacacacacacacacacacacacacacacacacacacacacacacacacacacatcacgcatttatccccgaagaggtatgcaaaggtgcaaccagggcacccatttttcgccaaatgtgttccgtttcatgatgtgatagtggacgagcctatcgccatatcgcgcacaaatttcagacttcgggcTTATACCGAGCATTAAAACCCAAATAATACTGTCTcagacccgggattcgatcccaggacctcagagcgctgccgtaccgcgcatgcagtgcaaccacgccaccgaggcagacaatttttatttaaaaattaaccgTTAGAACTAAACATGTAAGCTtgtattaccaacaataatagATTGAATAACAGACctgagagaataataatagtccATTCAAATCAGTGTACCAGATACgaactaataattttatccaAACAGAGCAAACAGTATAGAACAAGGAATCATATTATGTTCCAAGTAATTGTTAGTTGACACTATGGATTAATTTGATACTTTGATTGAACTATTGATTACAAACTATCAAAAGCTCATGACGGTAAGCCTCAAAGACAAGTGAATCTGCGTGGATATATTTCTAGGTGTACATATATTACagtcaattaatatttttaattgactgTAATAGCATTTACCATCAGATTGACAAAATCGATAAATTGACTGACCAGCATTTGCTTGATCCAAtagtttaaatgtataaaattccaaattgcattgtatttctttttagcatatttatttcctttttgcAGAGCATGACCTCCCTTGACGTTAAGTAAAGTTAGAAAATTTCAACAAGCAATGACTACATCCCTTGATAATTTAACAATGcatgtataaaattaagttatacTAACCCCACAGGAATCAGGATACGGTCACATTCCAGAGCGGATTCGCTTCGTGCCCGTGCCTGTGATGGGTCTGGAAGAGTGCCAGAAGTCCTACAGGTTCTACATCACGCCTAGGATGTTGTGCGCTGGTTACGCTACGGGTGGGAAGGATGCTTGTAACGTAAGTTTACTCCTGAGAACAGTGTCTCTTTAATGTAACAGCAAACTGAGCTCTGGAGGCCCTGATAACGGTAGTGATTTAAAGAtgagacaatatttatttaaaacctcaAAAACATACGTTTATGTTACTTTATTGCACCCCTAATTCTTGAGCAGATATAAGCAGCTACggtattagatttatttttttgtcaatgaATCAAGTTTGGCACATCAAGATTAATAATAGATTAATACATTTTGACGGGATATTTCTTTATAGGAAAATTTAGCTTGTTCTTATTTATGCTTTCCTGgtcattctttatattttaataaaacgtagacatttttattaattacttgcgtatgcttgcggcttcgcccccgtgaaaaagtttttctgggctataaacaacattttttcGGGAAAATAGGCAGACCgacaatatataaaaccttTGGTTTTGGGTTTCTATTGCTCTAATAAAGGCcttcatattaatttttcttcaatatctataatctacagacatcggcctgttacaattgtattataataataaaagacttTTCGCAATCTATTTATGATAAtgtgaaattatattcaaattatttttttcttaagatATGCATTTTAAGTCTTCCTTTGACTTTTATGTTTAGCACGATTCAGGCGGTCCAGCAGTAAGAGATGGAGTCCTCATCGGCATTGTGTCATTCGGTGGGAAGCAATGTGGCGACCCTCGGTCTCCAGGAGTGTACAGCCGCGTGTCAGAGATCACGGATTGGGTGGAGAGCACCATCAGCCACAATGAGGCGTATACCGTGCCCGAGCTCAAACCGAAGATCGAAAAGGCGCGGCAGAGGGAGAAGGAATTACAAAAGTGAGCTTTTGGATGCTGAagttaattatatgttatttagttTGTGAAAATGCGAAAGCTAAGCAGTAGACGTATAGTTTGGCCTTgaacacaataggggaccggcctatgcttgattttgtacattattctatatgtaatggttaataatacgaaaaagaagcattcctgcgaaaactgcataacaattggttaaaaaatgagcgagtaattcatatttaaaatattgtaacgtgcagaagtgggcgcgatgtggggatatcgcttcatctctttttttcgcacgcgtcgtaattcccgatgacgtcacatgtggatatttcgtctcttttctgtttcttgttaattaccacTCCTTTCCCTTTCCCTCCTTACCAttccttccaccgaaattcaaagacttataacttgttgattttttaccggattttaataattccttctgtgttataatttatattatgtaaatatttaataatagtaaagaacaaaaatgagtccggtaccctattatttattgtatataaaaataactactgATTGTTTTCTTCCTAAAACTATTCTGGCCATCATTTACTTAATGCAGTTAGTGCCTATGTCCATCTAAGGACAGCATTGGACTAACGTCACTGAATACAATTTCTACTTGATATTTCTAGATGATAgttcaataacatttttttgtcatgATGAACATGATGATAAATTTTCCAGATTCAAAGCACGAGTCGAAgacaaaaagaataaaataaaaaattggttACGAGAAACACTGAAATCACCAACCTTCATAGAACTAGCAAAGAAGAAACTACGTGAAGCTGGTTTTAATACAAGACGAAGGTTCAACAAGGAATTGAATGCTAGTACATTAGACGATAAAACAATGGATGAAATCAACCTTTCTAATTTGATAAACGATAGAATAATAGGAGATGACAATGCAAATGAAGCTGAGAAGTTACTCAGAACATTAGCACTTCATGAAGTGATGCAAAGTGATGATAAAGAAGTGTTCACCCCTGTTTACAGATCTAAAGATACGGATCTCAGTGTAGAAGCGTTTATCGCGTACGTTtctaaaagttaattttagcgTCATCtatgttacttttaaaataGTATGTAGTGTTTAGTCGGTTCAATTGTAATTAGTTTTAGCTATTCATTACTAGATGTCACTTAGTACAAATGTTGCGACTATTGCTATTAGCCGATAGATGTCACTATAGtaaatttatgaaatgtaatttCAACGTGAaacgaatttataatttgtaataccaCGCTGAATGGTTCACAATGGATTCCTTTTAAAACTCCGATTGCTCTGAACTCCTTTCCCTTTTATTTACGGTTTAACAAAGAAATACTTGTTTCTGATTTACGGAtgtatatcaaattatatatttgaatctTTTGTGAGTAGATACGTCAATACAAGGATTACTGATATTTTTAAGAATGTCACTTAGTAACAAGAAACACATACAAGATAATTAAGGGCAGATCTTTTATAGAGAAAAAATAGGAATTAACTGATTATCACCTTTGAGGCTATATACAACACACAAAACTCAACAATAAATCCACTAAGTTATGATAACCTGGTATCAAGTACATTGAAGTGttaaaatgcaaattaattaGGAAAGTTGATCGTCAAGCCCGTGACTCCGTTTGAATCTAAGTCAAGTGGCATGATGAATATCTTACATAACTTGGTTTGAGTAACATTTAAACTTCACATTGTGAACGTGGGCTATGCTGACATAATCTGTACTCATAACAAAAAGAGCTTCACTTTGTAActtttggaaatctttggagctattaatttgttaaaaaatttatattatttacgtcGAAGATTGTAAGTATTTTTCCGGTCCGAATTTTACACGCGGTTTGAGTCGCCATTGGTatctgtaattaatattatgtatttaattatgtaaattatacaaatatcctgaatctttattaaaaaaaaataaagctagtGAAATAACTGTATGAAACATGTTTcgtattttaaaacaagttgTAAACtgccaatagatggcgctatatatatttttcacgtacaggaaaattttaataaaaacctaaCAATTCcg from Manduca sexta isolate Smith_Timp_Sample1 chromosome 4, JHU_Msex_v1.0, whole genome shotgun sequence encodes:
- the LOC115443216 gene encoding serine protease 55-like; the encoded protein is MATKRRLNNTILKIILLNLVSELETIKFIDDHDLVFEKIELETEDSEDIPIKIEGIPILRTKKEQDSDEEIKTLLEEKYKFKNDEVSTRYKITREDREYPVFPESHDDRHIAWAFRSYAVRRIVGGMETSISMYPYNVAISRNGKHWCGGSIIDEQWVLTAGHCLESAYDGDTRKLQPFIIRAGSSFHNRGGYQARVNKVFFPREYVPGSADYDFSLLRLDRPMPIGRNIAVLNLPSKDYVIKEQDILIVTGWGSTDESGYGHIPERIRFVPVPVMGLEECQKSYRFYITPRMLCAGYATGGKDACNHDSGGPAVRDGVLIGIVSFGGKQCGDPRSPGVYSRVSEITDWVESTISHNEAYTVPELKPKIEKARQREKELQKFKARVEDKKNKIKNWLRETLKSPTFIELAKKKLREAGFNTRRRFNKELNASTLDDKTMDEINLSNLINDRIIGDDNANEAEKLLRTLALHEVMQSDDKEVFTPVYRSKDTDLSVEAFIAYVSKS